A genome region from Euphorbia lathyris chromosome 4, ddEupLath1.1, whole genome shotgun sequence includes the following:
- the LOC136226804 gene encoding protein RETICULATA-RELATED 4, chloroplastic-like, whose protein sequence is MVIATFCNLSTRSLSFHSHNYTQNHKTFSIPTPRRLTVTSSKLSTLFLSSSTSPNRSRTTLVFFSGDGGGTGGSDGGPGGGRGGGGGDGRKGDDDGAADRNRADAFLAIAEARRTLDTLPKDLAEAIQAGRVPGSIVNRYFELEKSPLFRWLLQFGGFKERLLADDLFLAKVAMECGVGIFTKTAAELEKRRENFTKELDFVFADVVMAIIADFMLVWLPAPTVSLRSPLAVSGGPIAKFFYSCPDNAFQVALAGTSYSLLQRIGAIVRNGSKLFAVGTSASLIGVGLTNVLINARKVLDKSFAGEAEDVPILSTSAAYGVYMAVSSNLRYQILAGVIEQRILEPLLHQHKLFLSAICFAVRTGNTFLGSLMWVDYARWIGIQKERE, encoded by the exons ATGGTGATCGCCACCTTCTGCAACCTCTCCACTCGTTCCCTTTCTTTCCACTCCCATAACTACACCCAAAACCATAAGACTTTCTCCATTCCCACTCCCCGCCGTTTAACCGTCACCTCTTCTAAACTTTCTACTCTCTTTCTCTCCTCCTCCACTTCTCCTAACCGATCTCGCACCACGCTCGTATTTTTCTCCGGCGATGGAGGTGGAACTGGCGGCTCAGATGGTGGCCCTGGAGGTGGTCGTGGTGGCGGAGGAGGAGATGGCCGAAAAGGTGATGACGATGGTGCTGCAGACCGCAATCGTGCTGATGCCTTTCTCGCAATAGCAGAG GCAAGGAGGACTTTGGATACCTTGCCCAAGGACTTGGCCGAGGCGATTCAAGCGGGGAGGGTGCCGGGTTCCATTGTTAATAGGTATTTTGAGCTTGAGAAGTCGCCGCTGTTCCGGTGGTTGCTTCAGTTCGGTGGATTTAAGGAACGATTGCTTGCTGATGATCTGTTCTTGGCTAAAGTTGCTATGGAGTGTGGTGTTGGGATCTTCACCAAG ACTGCTGCAGAATTGGAAAAACGCAGAGAAAATTTTACCAAGGAGCTGGACTTTGTTTTTGCTGATGTG GTGATGGCTATAATAGCGGACTTTATGCTTGTGTGGCTTCCTGCTCCTACTGTTTCCCTACGCTCACCTCTTGCAGTCAGTGGTGGTCCAATTGCTAAATTCTTCTACAGTTGTCCTGATAATGCATTTCAG GTAGCTTTGGCTGGAACATCTTATTCATTGTTACAGAGAATTGGTGCTATAGTG CGCAATGGATCAAAGCTATTTGCAGTTGGGACCAGTGCATCTCTG ATTGGTGTAGGCTTGACAAATGTATTGATCAATGCAAGAAAGGTTTTGGATAAATCTTTTGCTGGTGAAGCCGAGGATGTGCCCATATTGTCCACCAGTGCTGCATATGGAGTCTATATGGCAGTTTCTAGCAATCTAAG GTACCAAATACTTGCTGGAGTTATTGAACAAAGAATTTTGGAGCCATTGTTGCACCAGCATAAGTTGTTTCTAAGTGCAATTTGCTTTGCTGTTCGAACGGGCAATACCTTCTTGGGATCATTGAT GTGGGTGGATTATGCACGTTGGATTGGAATTCAGAAGGAAAGAGAGTGA